A window of the Emys orbicularis isolate rEmyOrb1 chromosome 1, rEmyOrb1.hap1, whole genome shotgun sequence genome harbors these coding sequences:
- the LOC135873639 gene encoding olfactory receptor 52E4-like — protein sequence MADFNLSLFDPSTFFLTGIPGLEAAHIWISIPFSMFYIISLLGNFTVLFVVSKEQTLHKPMYLLLCMLALTDIGLPTSVVPKALCIFWFNLTSITVGGCLTQMFFLYVFSAMQSAILMAMAFDRYVAICNPLRYTTILTNARIAKLGLVGLIRALLVVLPMPLLLSRHPFCANRIIPNTYCNHIGITKISCVDTTVNRMYALVAVLVFAGIDLTIIAGSYILIIRALFRISSKKMHQKALNTCTAHIFVMLMFYPPFIFSTLTYRFGQGIAPQIHIMLANFYFIAPPMLNPIIYAVKTKELRDKVCKYSCRM from the coding sequence ATGGCAGATTTCAACCTCTCCCTCTTTGACCCTTCAACATTCTTCCTAACAGGCATCCCTGGCTTAGAAGCTGCCCATAtctggatttccatccctttctctatGTTCTACATTATCAGCCTATTGGGAAATTTCACAGTTCTGTTTGTTGTAAGCAAAGAGCAGACTCTGCACAAGCCAATGTacctgctgctctgcatgctggcgCTCACAGACATTGGCCTGCCTACCTCTGTTGTGCCGAaggcactgtgtatattttggttcaatttgacCAGCATTACTGTgggtggctgcctcacccagatgttcttcCTTTATGTGTTTTCTGCTATGCAGTCAGCCATACTCATGGCAATGGCCTTTGATCGCTATGTTGCCATATGTAACCCTCTGAGATACACCACCATTCTCACAAATGCACGGATAGCTAAACTAGGTCTAGTGGGTTTGATAAGAGCTCTTCTCGTTGTTCTGCCTATGCCTCTGCTCCTGAGCAGGCATCCATTCTGTGCCAACCGCATTATCCCAAACACATACTGCAATCACATAGGTATCACAAAGATTTCATGTGTGGACACCACAGTCAACAGGATGTACGCCTTGGTGGCAGTGCTTGTATTCGCTGGGATAGACCTGACGATCATTGCTGGGTCCTACATTCTGATAATCAGGGCCCTTTTCAGAATATCCTCAAAGAAAATGCACCAGAAAGCCCTCaacacctgcacagcccacaTTTTTGTCATGTTGATGTTTTATCCTCCTTTCATCTTCTCCACTCTGACATACCGGTTTGGTCAGGGCATTGCTCCCCAAATTCATATCATGTTGGCCAACTTCTATTTCATTGCCCCCCCCATGCTCAACCCTATCATTTATGCGGTCAAAACCAAAGAGCTTCGTGACAAAGTGTGCAAATACAGTTGCAGAATGTGA